The genomic window TAATTTCTATCTTTTTAACTACGTGCATATTATTACCTCCAAAATAGGTTAATTCCGTAGAGATATAACGGAATTCCCACAATAATATTGAACGGGAATGTCACTGCTAGAGCGGTAGAAACATACAGGCTGGGATTTGCTTCTGGAACAGTCATCCGCATCGCCGCCGGGACAGCAATGTAAGAAGCACTGGCACACAATACAGCGAATAACAGCGAATTTCCCTGAGGCATACCGATGAATTTGGCAATCACCAACCCAATGCCTGCATTGAGTATTGGAATTAGTATGGCAAATAAAATCAGGAAAACTCCGGTTTTTTGTAAGTCTTTAATTCTTCTAGCAGCGACCAATCCCATGTCCAGTAAAAAGAAGGTGAGAACGCCATAAAACAACCCTTGAGTAAAAGGTTCTAATACGTGCCAACCGCGTTCTCCTGTCAAGACACCTATTAATAGACTACCGACTAATAGAAAAACTGAACTATTAAGAAATGCTTCTTGCAAAACTTCCGGCCATGAAAAGTCCCGCTTGCCATCGGCGGTGAATATATTCACCAAAATTAGACCAACTATAATAGCTGGGGATTCCATCAGGGCAAGGGCTGCCACCATGTAACCATCAAAAGTAATACCAAGCTCAGTCAAAAAAGCGCTAGCTGTAATGAAGGTAACAGCACTGATAGAACCGTAGGTTGCAGCGATCGCACCAGCATCGTAAGTATCCAGTTTCAACTTCAGTATAAAAAAGGTGTAAATTGGAACGACACAAGCCATCATCATTGCTGCCGCGAGTGTTAGAACTACTTCCTGAGTAATGCCGCTTTTGATTAGTTCTACCCCTCCTTTAAAACCAATGGCAAACAGCAGATACAACGAAAGG from Nostoc sp. UHCC 0926 includes these protein-coding regions:
- a CDS encoding sodium-dependent bicarbonate transport family permease — its product is MDVSLIVSNILNPPILFFFLGMTAVFVKSDLEIPAPVPKLLSLYLLFAIGFKGGVELIKSGITQEVVLTLAAAMMMACVVPIYTFFILKLKLDTYDAGAIAATYGSISAVTFITASAFLTELGITFDGYMVAALALMESPAIIVGLILVNIFTADGKRDFSWPEVLQEAFLNSSVFLLVGSLLIGVLTGERGWHVLEPFTQGLFYGVLTFFLLDMGLVAARRIKDLQKTGVFLILFAILIPILNAGIGLVIAKFIGMPQGNSLLFAVLCASASYIAVPAAMRMTVPEANPSLYVSTALAVTFPFNIIVGIPLYLYGINLFWR